The Amphiprion ocellaris isolate individual 3 ecotype Okinawa chromosome 6, ASM2253959v1, whole genome shotgun sequence genome contains a region encoding:
- the LOC111584009 gene encoding P2X purinoceptor 4 — protein MPSCSVLRLCQYETNKLVRIQSVRLGSLKWSLNAAILLFICVMMLWNRKYQEFDLVVSSVTAKLKGVAQTRLPGVGEVVWDVVDFSRASQEKNSFFVVTNVIVTKNQKQGRCAEVPSKDRSPCRSDQDCEKGGWDLHSHGIQTGSCVKFDVSRKTCEVSAWCPIETKTSPPRPALLAAAENFTVLIKNNIRFPAFNFIRRNILPGMTADYLKSCNRGNDSLCPIFRLGDVVRSAGEKFSEMAVEVTQK, from the exons ATGCCGAGCTGCTCCGTCCTCCGACTCTGCCAGTACGAAACCAACAAGCTGGTCCGGATCCAGTCGGTCCGGCTCGGTTCCCTCAAGTGGAGCCTGAACGCTGCCATCCTGCTCTTCATCTG CGTCATGATGCTGTGGAACAGGAAGTACCAGGAGTTCGATCTGGTCGTCAGCTCCGTCACCGCCAAGCTGAAGGGCGTCGCTCAGACTCGGCTGCCCGGCGTCGGTGAGGTGGTCTGGGACGTGGTGGACTTCAGCAGAGCCTCTCAG GAGAAGAACTCCTTCTTTGTGGTGACCAACGTCATCGTGACGAAGAATCAGAAGCAGGGGAGATGTGCAGAG GTTCCCTCTAAAGACAGATCGCCGTGTCGCTCTGATCAGGACTGTGAGAAAGGAGGCTGGGACCTGCACAGCCACG GGATCCAAACCGGATCATGTGTGAAGTTTGATGTGTCGAGGAAAACCTGTGAAGTCTCCGCCTGGTGTCCCATAGAAACCAAGACCAGCCCTCCGAG ACCTGCTCTGTTGGCAGCAGCTGAGAACTTCACCGTCCTCATCAAGAACAACATCAGATTCCCAGCATTCAACTTCATCAG acGTAACATCCTCCCAGGTATGACCGCCGACTACCTGAAGAGCTGTAACCGTGGCAACGACTCGCTGTGTCCCATCTTCAGACTGGGAGACGTGGTCCGGTCGGCCGGAGAGAAGTTCTCTGAGATGGCCGTGGAGGTGAC Gcagaaatga